One Verrucomicrobiia bacterium genomic region harbors:
- a CDS encoding SDR family oxidoreductase translates to MKKIVISGVTRGLGLAMAEAFIALGHQVAGCGRTKTKIKELQNRFAAPHFFQAIDVSRDVEAKQFSEKVLEVMGTPDLLINNAAITVTIKRLWEFTAKEFDSVMDVNVKGVTNLVRHLLPAMVAQKKGVVVNFSSGWGRSVDAGVAPYCASKWAIEGLSKALALELPESMAAVALNPGIIDTDMLRQCWGEEARHYPKSAEWVKSAVPFILKIGAKDNGASLTVP, encoded by the coding sequence ATGAAAAAAATTGTCATTTCAGGAGTCACTCGAGGGTTGGGATTGGCGATGGCAGAAGCTTTTATTGCGTTGGGTCATCAAGTGGCGGGTTGTGGACGGACGAAGACTAAGATTAAGGAATTACAAAATCGATTTGCTGCACCTCATTTTTTTCAAGCTATCGATGTGTCAAGGGATGTGGAAGCGAAACAGTTTAGTGAAAAAGTGTTAGAAGTGATGGGAACACCCGACTTGTTGATCAATAATGCAGCGATTACGGTGACAATAAAGCGATTGTGGGAATTTACAGCAAAAGAGTTTGATTCGGTAATGGATGTGAATGTGAAAGGTGTGACAAATCTGGTTCGTCATTTGCTCCCAGCGATGGTGGCTCAGAAAAAAGGGGTGGTTGTGAATTTTAGTTCGGGTTGGGGGCGTTCGGTGGATGCGGGTGTGGCTCCTTATTGTGCGAGCAAATGGGCGATTGAAGGATTGAGCAAGGCGTTAGCTTTGGAGTTGCCAGAGAGCATGGCGGCTGTGGCGTTGAATCCGGGGATTATTGACACCGACATGTTGCGTCAATGTTGGGGAGAGGAGGCGAGACATTATCCCAAAAGTGCAGAATGGGTTAAATCAGCGGTGCCTTTTATTTTGAAAATAGGTGCTAAAGATAATGGAGCTTCCTTGACGGTGCCTTAA